The proteins below are encoded in one region of Bifidobacterium dentium JCM 1195 = DSM 20436:
- a CDS encoding SpaA isopeptide-forming pilin-related protein, protein MKEASAASRAHALTAAILAVSMMATVALTALIPVCSAKADNTLADGAIFVPSNISMGDNGTSVNDVDTGLATFVGRDFYVGKPKDGDRQSLTADSIDGSWAAEMEGQTFVRGRYMQRAQKGFFTIGTVAFGAQYQPANGSTILAVEGTHSAFDNSVQSIVQAWPSTITGTSTQGGGILQVRRNNEWSNFSTKLAGSRTKVWGTANNDDTIKLRSIYQYGYSNTDDSDAQWNIKDFSTVKDGQGNSIDTYGTKVTNDSATQKSWTSNGTVVSGFAPAQSEYVRKKYDYDKYDAFAKNETEKNNGKQTWAAGRGAETSFSTYKASMDFAQDSERLLTFTGDGTSSLQIFEVSASLLNVNNDKGLDFWFRNIPENASILINVVDDTTGANTPIVMRTGWRFWYGGTASSDISDGNVYEISNGYVTGSDSQTESALYSKVAQKIMWNFADASSVTIMGGTTQNASNVNLTKLHADSANDWYTQETSMSGSSVTDDPAAAMLGSIMVPNGSFESHVTTNGRVYVGQDFMMYNPTQATMNGTLAKTASIIDMDQERHNFPWAASYNPQGVRIKWNKVDSDGNKLKAGTTWAVYGSLSAATSADPTVKPLTTVGDNIANDADSTVGVIEPMTDLNPNSTYYIKETGTIEGYVQNTNIYRIVAGEAGGTYSIIDKVYNSAGIEITDNDSRLLHLNTGIVNKASGTAVEWKKTDAEQDSATLTGSTWQLKATSGSDANKTWTIDDNRVKVTKVTVNGGADVSMESSTTQTVAATVLPEGTPQSVTWSSTAPDVASVTAGTITALTKGKTTIRACSTSDASVCGSITVTVTDPEVATLSVTNESGETVANGDMISLTQGGSITLTATVTPDSVTPVWKVKDFAVASLTADSATSTSDGAIRAKSVTINALQAGIAAITVSAGDKTNTFQVQVQELKAMVYFPKSWRTWSSYYLAYWDSTGSTQYFEEMSISSCNSNYYSVSIPLSQAGSSWRFKVIGGSNWTNAGNNRIWPDAKAGSEIKFSGTQTNTLYVGIQGGGTASSDLPSGCSIASQSNESRIAVVSVADESNQQLEPVTYLLAKSAVPMLASSDNTVDCSNDGHRCDVNSNPGEFKIEDVTDGDYELTETTAPEGYDKSNETYRFTVANGQVTWTNPSGVTSGATALIANTRKTGSVTWNKVSSEASDTKLGGSEWKLTQLSAWNVAISQYEKLPNGVEHAIADCTENCGTDSFHDTASGKGEFNVTGLPWGEYQLIETKAPDGFNLTNAVTTFTIGPNSGSVSLSVDGGNIANTPSVILPEAGGGGDMKIYAAGLLAAVVAIMAGLLALEAKERQQ, encoded by the coding sequence ATGAAGGAAGCCAGTGCCGCTTCGCGTGCCCATGCCCTGACCGCCGCCATTCTCGCCGTCTCCATGATGGCTACCGTGGCCCTCACCGCGCTCATTCCTGTGTGCAGCGCCAAAGCCGACAATACTCTCGCTGACGGTGCGATTTTTGTGCCCAGCAACATCTCCATGGGCGATAACGGAACGTCGGTGAACGACGTCGATACCGGGCTCGCCACATTCGTCGGTCGCGATTTCTACGTCGGCAAGCCCAAGGACGGCGATAGGCAAAGCCTCACTGCGGACTCCATCGACGGTTCCTGGGCCGCTGAAATGGAAGGTCAGACCTTTGTGCGGGGACGCTATATGCAGCGCGCCCAGAAAGGTTTCTTCACCATCGGTACCGTGGCATTCGGCGCCCAGTATCAGCCTGCGAATGGCTCCACCATTCTTGCCGTGGAGGGAACGCATTCCGCCTTTGATAATTCTGTACAAAGTATTGTGCAGGCTTGGCCGTCCACCATCACCGGTACCAGTACCCAAGGCGGTGGCATTCTGCAGGTACGGCGTAACAATGAATGGTCGAACTTCAGCACCAAGCTTGCCGGTTCGCGTACCAAAGTGTGGGGTACAGCCAATAACGATGACACCATCAAGTTACGTTCGATCTACCAGTACGGCTACAGCAATACGGATGATTCCGACGCGCAGTGGAACATCAAGGACTTCAGCACTGTGAAGGACGGTCAGGGCAATTCCATCGATACCTATGGCACCAAGGTCACGAACGATTCCGCAACACAGAAAAGCTGGACGTCCAATGGCACCGTCGTTTCCGGCTTCGCTCCTGCTCAGAGCGAATACGTACGTAAGAAATACGATTACGATAAATACGACGCGTTCGCGAAGAACGAAACAGAGAAGAACAACGGCAAACAGACATGGGCCGCTGGACGTGGTGCTGAGACGTCCTTCTCCACCTACAAGGCCAGCATGGATTTCGCTCAAGATTCCGAGAGGCTGCTCACCTTCACCGGCGACGGTACTTCTTCCCTGCAGATTTTCGAGGTCAGCGCCAGCCTGCTGAATGTCAACAATGACAAAGGTTTGGATTTCTGGTTTCGTAACATTCCAGAGAACGCTTCCATCCTAATCAACGTCGTCGATGATACGACTGGAGCGAATACTCCGATTGTCATGCGTACTGGTTGGCGTTTCTGGTATGGCGGCACCGCGAGTTCCGACATTTCCGATGGCAATGTGTACGAAATTTCGAATGGCTATGTCACTGGTTCGGACAGTCAGACTGAGTCGGCGCTGTATTCCAAGGTTGCGCAGAAGATTATGTGGAACTTCGCCGACGCGTCTTCCGTCACCATTATGGGTGGCACCACACAGAATGCAAGCAACGTGAATCTCACCAAACTGCATGCGGACAGCGCGAACGATTGGTATACGCAGGAGACTTCGATGTCCGGCTCATCTGTCACTGATGACCCTGCAGCCGCCATGCTCGGCAGCATTATGGTACCGAACGGCAGCTTCGAGTCGCACGTCACCACCAATGGTCGTGTGTATGTCGGTCAGGACTTCATGATGTACAACCCGACCCAAGCGACGATGAATGGAACTCTCGCCAAGACCGCCTCCATCATCGACATGGATCAGGAACGTCATAACTTCCCGTGGGCCGCATCCTATAATCCGCAGGGCGTGCGCATCAAGTGGAACAAGGTCGACAGTGACGGCAATAAACTGAAAGCAGGCACCACATGGGCGGTTTATGGTTCCCTGAGTGCTGCAACGAGCGCTGATCCTACTGTCAAGCCTTTGACTACGGTCGGTGACAACATCGCCAATGATGCGGATTCTACCGTAGGCGTGATTGAACCGATGACCGATCTTAATCCGAATTCCACGTATTACATCAAGGAAACTGGCACCATCGAAGGCTACGTTCAGAACACCAATATCTATCGCATCGTTGCAGGCGAAGCAGGTGGTACCTACAGCATCATCGACAAGGTATATAACAGCGCGGGTATTGAAATTACGGACAATGACAGCAGACTGTTGCATTTGAATACCGGAATCGTCAACAAAGCATCCGGCACTGCCGTGGAATGGAAGAAGACCGATGCCGAACAGGATTCCGCAACGCTTACCGGTTCGACCTGGCAGTTGAAGGCGACTTCCGGTAGCGATGCGAACAAGACTTGGACGATTGACGACAATCGTGTCAAGGTGACAAAAGTTACCGTCAATGGCGGTGCTGATGTTTCCATGGAATCCAGTACCACTCAGACGGTTGCCGCAACTGTCCTTCCAGAAGGTACGCCGCAAAGCGTGACGTGGAGTTCGACTGCGCCAGACGTCGCATCGGTTACTGCTGGCACAATCACTGCGTTGACTAAAGGTAAGACAACCATTAGAGCGTGCTCCACTTCAGATGCAAGTGTTTGTGGAAGCATCACCGTTACGGTGACCGATCCTGAAGTAGCCACTCTTAGCGTGACAAATGAAAGCGGGGAAACAGTCGCAAACGGAGACATGATTTCGCTGACGCAGGGTGGCTCGATTACGCTGACCGCTACGGTGACGCCAGATTCGGTGACGCCAGTTTGGAAAGTCAAGGATTTCGCTGTGGCATCGTTGACTGCCGACAGTGCGACTTCCACTTCTGATGGGGCTATTCGTGCCAAGTCAGTAACAATTAACGCGTTACAAGCAGGCATTGCCGCTATCACGGTTTCGGCTGGCGATAAGACGAACACATTTCAGGTGCAGGTGCAAGAGCTGAAGGCCATGGTGTATTTCCCGAAGTCTTGGAGGACTTGGTCGTCTTATTATCTCGCTTACTGGGATTCTACAGGGAGTACACAGTATTTCGAGGAAATGAGTATTTCCAGCTGCAATAGCAACTACTATTCTGTTTCCATCCCTCTTTCTCAAGCAGGTTCGAGTTGGCGATTCAAGGTTATCGGTGGGTCGAATTGGACTAATGCTGGTAATAATCGAATTTGGCCTGATGCCAAGGCAGGTTCAGAGATTAAGTTCAGTGGCACGCAGACCAACACATTGTACGTCGGAATTCAGGGTGGTGGAACCGCGAGCAGTGATTTGCCTAGCGGATGTTCCATTGCTTCGCAAAGTAATGAATCGAGAATCGCAGTTGTCTCGGTGGCAGACGAATCTAATCAGCAACTAGAACCAGTTACTTATTTACTGGCGAAGTCCGCAGTTCCGATGCTCGCCTCGTCGGATAATACCGTCGATTGCTCTAATGATGGTCACCGTTGTGATGTCAACTCCAATCCTGGTGAGTTCAAGATTGAAGATGTGACTGATGGCGACTACGAGTTGACGGAGACGACGGCTCCTGAGGGCTATGATAAGAGCAACGAAACCTATAGGTTTACTGTTGCCAACGGTCAGGTGACTTGGACGAATCCGAGCGGTGTGACTTCCGGGGCTACAGCTCTGATTGCCAATACGCGTAAGACAGGTTCTGTTACATGGAACAAGGTCTCTTCTGAAGCGTCGGACACCAAGCTTGGTGGCTCTGAATGGAAACTCACTCAGCTTTCCGCATGGAACGTTGCTATTTCGCAGTATGAGAAGTTGCCGAACGGTGTTGAACATGCCATTGCTGATTGCACGGAAAACTGCGGAACGGATTCATTCCACGACACTGCATCCGGGAAAGGCGAGTTTAACGTCACTGGATTACCTTGGGGCGAATACCAGCTTATTGAGACTAAGGCTCCTGATGGATTCAACCTCACCAATGCGGTCACTACATTCACCATCGGGCCGAATAGTGGCTCTGTGAGCTTGAGTGTCGACGGCGGCAATATCGCCAATACTCCGAGCGTGATTCTGCCGGAAGCCGGCGGTGGCGGGGATATGAAGATTTACGCTGCGGGCTTGCTCGCGGCGGTGGTTGCGATCATGGCTGGCCTCCTGGCCCTCGAGGCAAAAGAGCGGCAGCAATGA
- a CDS encoding LacI family DNA-binding transcriptional regulator, translating into MDKAGIREVAKAAGVSISTVSRAFTRPELVSERTRRKVLETADKLDFNISRSATSLKSGQTYRVALLMNEEITSWFNTEVFAGINAVMHEAGYDISLFQHIDTAENRRDFFTNLPVRRNVDAVFVASFAIEPQEVEQLKRIHVPIIGINTPSAAGFDASISIDDEAGMFTAAQHLISLGHKNLIYVCSEAIDSINSSIDARGQGFVRACKMAEATHQFTWQVLAVPRGKTFADSALTALLALDEFPDAICCQTDMMAIPLVLKLDRYGHRTPRDFSIIGFDDSPYADTVNLTTMRQDPFAMGRLAAHKAMKLIAGESVETPHEVVRAQLVLRGTDSVYGGNQS; encoded by the coding sequence ATGGATAAGGCTGGCATTCGTGAGGTGGCCAAAGCCGCGGGAGTATCGATTTCGACAGTCTCTCGCGCGTTCACGCGTCCCGAGCTCGTTTCCGAGCGCACCAGGCGCAAGGTACTGGAAACGGCCGATAAGTTGGACTTCAACATTTCCCGTTCCGCGACCTCGCTGAAATCCGGGCAGACGTACCGTGTGGCCTTGCTCATGAACGAGGAGATCACCAGCTGGTTCAACACCGAAGTGTTTGCGGGCATCAATGCCGTGATGCATGAAGCCGGCTACGACATTTCCTTGTTCCAGCACATCGATACGGCCGAGAACCGCCGTGATTTCTTCACCAACCTGCCGGTACGCCGTAACGTCGACGCCGTGTTCGTGGCATCGTTCGCCATCGAGCCGCAGGAAGTCGAGCAGCTCAAGCGGATTCATGTGCCGATCATCGGTATCAATACTCCCTCCGCGGCCGGTTTTGACGCAAGCATCAGTATCGATGACGAGGCCGGTATGTTCACCGCCGCACAGCATCTGATCAGTCTGGGACACAAAAACCTGATATACGTGTGCTCCGAGGCGATTGATTCGATCAATTCCTCCATTGACGCCCGAGGGCAGGGCTTCGTTCGCGCCTGCAAGATGGCCGAGGCCACGCATCAGTTCACATGGCAGGTGCTTGCCGTTCCGCGTGGCAAGACATTTGCGGATTCGGCGCTGACGGCATTGCTGGCGCTGGACGAGTTTCCCGACGCGATTTGCTGTCAGACCGATATGATGGCCATCCCATTGGTACTGAAGCTTGATCGTTATGGGCATCGTACGCCACGTGACTTTTCGATTATCGGATTCGATGATTCGCCGTACGCCGATACGGTGAACTTGACCACCATGCGTCAGGATCCGTTTGCCATGGGGCGTCTTGCCGCGCATAAGGCCATGAAGCTCATCGCAGGCGAGAGCGTGGAAACCCCGCATGAAGTGGTTCGCGCCCAATTGGTGCTGCGCGGCACCGATTCCGTGTATGGTGGCAATCAGAGCTAG
- a CDS encoding TraX family protein: MVMEGYAEHGEGNDSTEQIGFGGSRRRRRGRGLTTFGLKTIGGFFLFLSAASTTLVPLLFGSNTNDMGSLTAMVLCEVVSWCAVPMYAWLLVRGYEHTHSRVIYGMELFVLALVCEVPYDMATSGRAFDLGSQNPVFGLFIALAVLALMDWIAERHQGAMRWILSVVMVLIGLLWDLLLRVGLRQHLMSLGAVTLGFVLIFTLMRKYENTMMLTAGLFGAVMMIAPGFGVLFTHFHNGKLGYRHAWDKWVFYALYPVLLLVCALAA; the protein is encoded by the coding sequence ATGGTCATGGAAGGATACGCCGAGCACGGCGAAGGAAACGATAGCACCGAGCAGATCGGTTTCGGCGGCTCGCGCAGGCGGCGCCGCGGACGTGGCCTGACCACGTTCGGACTCAAGACGATCGGCGGTTTCTTCCTGTTCCTTTCCGCGGCAAGTACCACGCTCGTGCCGTTGCTGTTCGGCTCGAACACGAACGATATGGGTTCGTTGACCGCGATGGTGCTATGCGAAGTGGTGTCGTGGTGTGCGGTGCCGATGTACGCTTGGCTGCTGGTGCGAGGGTATGAGCACACGCATAGCCGGGTGATATATGGCATGGAGCTGTTCGTGCTGGCGTTGGTCTGCGAAGTGCCGTATGACATGGCCACGTCGGGGCGTGCGTTCGACTTGGGTTCGCAGAATCCCGTGTTTGGTCTGTTCATAGCATTGGCGGTGCTTGCCTTGATGGATTGGATTGCTGAACGCCATCAGGGCGCTATGCGTTGGATTCTTTCCGTCGTGATGGTGCTGATCGGTCTGCTCTGGGACTTGCTGTTGCGCGTCGGATTGCGTCAGCACCTGATGAGCCTAGGAGCGGTGACGCTTGGTTTCGTGTTGATTTTCACCCTCATGCGCAAATATGAGAACACGATGATGCTCACTGCCGGCCTGTTCGGTGCGGTGATGATGATTGCTCCGGGTTTCGGTGTGCTGTTCACTCATTTCCATAACGGCAAACTCGGCTATAGGCATGCGTGGGACAAGTGGGTGTTCTATGCGTTATACCCGGTCTTGCTGCTGGTGTGTGCGTTGGCGGCATGA
- a CDS encoding HAD family hydrolase — protein MVSMTKGRIMNDAALMTRGPRYQVVFFDLYGTLIDIRTDERSETAWQALYEKLRGFGVEYESVEALRGRFARLEAGEMLRQANRSTVRDDWREFDILPVYRSLLIDQADEVERILPLPQAAAQAAWAFRQGSTGMIRLYQGALDMIGRLREAGVGVVLLSNAQSCYTRPELEMTGLADVLDDVIISSEEGMRKPARDLYMSALDRELVTAERSLMVGNDETNDIIGAAAAGIDGAYFRTEISPTHDPVVSRHAVCSFTGADYDGLLDYVLNT, from the coding sequence ATGGTCTCCATGACGAAAGGACGGATTATGAACGATGCGGCGTTGATGACAAGGGGGCCACGTTATCAAGTGGTGTTCTTCGATCTGTATGGAACGCTGATCGATATTCGCACCGACGAACGGTCCGAAACCGCCTGGCAGGCGTTGTATGAGAAGTTGCGGGGATTCGGCGTCGAATACGAATCGGTGGAAGCGTTGCGTGGCCGCTTTGCGCGACTCGAGGCGGGTGAGATGCTGCGCCAAGCCAATCGCAGTACCGTGCGGGACGATTGGAGGGAGTTCGATATTCTCCCGGTCTATCGTTCGCTGCTCATCGACCAAGCCGACGAGGTTGAACGGATTCTGCCACTCCCGCAGGCGGCGGCACAGGCGGCTTGGGCGTTCCGTCAGGGCAGTACCGGCATGATCCGACTCTACCAAGGTGCGCTCGATATGATCGGGCGACTGCGGGAAGCAGGCGTGGGAGTGGTGCTGCTGAGCAATGCGCAATCTTGCTATACCCGACCTGAGTTGGAGATGACGGGGCTTGCCGATGTGCTTGACGATGTGATCATCTCCAGCGAGGAGGGCATGCGCAAGCCCGCGCGCGACTTGTACATGTCAGCGCTCGACCGCGAGCTCGTCACCGCCGAACGGTCACTCATGGTCGGCAACGACGAGACCAACGACATCATCGGCGCAGCCGCGGCCGGCATCGACGGCGCGTATTTCCGTACGGAAATATCACCGACGCATGATCCGGTCGTTTCGCGTCATGCGGTATGTTCGTTCACAGGAGCGGACTATGACGGGTTGCTTGACTACGTGCTGAACACCTGA
- a CDS encoding alpha-amylase family glycosyl hydrolase, whose product MTLVTSYEQPNTSVAEPFPLCLERQLGAVVSPAGTQFALWAPAADKVTLRLFTHGSMGERGDALIGQYPMRPQTDGSWVYDFADNKHGVYYDFLIHRECGSIDRVADPWARAAGVNGRRSMVVDLPRTDPEGWDHDHMPEIPLSQTIVWETHVGDFSNDPAGGFPESHRGKYLAFTDADTSLDGHPDFPTGIAYLKRLGVTAVQLMPLHDYGSVDETTCNRYNWGYDPVNYNVPEGSYATNPYDGAVRIRECKQMVQALHDAGFKVIMDVVYNHMFSPDNWFERSVPEYFLRRKPNGALANGSSCGCDMATERAMFRRFVVESVTYWAREYHIDGFRFDLMGLIDVDTMNAVRAALDEIPERGRDIIMYGEPWAAGASAPLPGTVLADKKGLRLLDKRIGHFCDTTRDTIKGHVFYSNRPGFVNGGEHATARKIRQAVNAWRTSPRPEGEAGQIVQYVSAHDDLTLWDKLCASIRGEAAAAVAASNGSDRVESSAVARAAVTSGIYDARPLNEEERVAVRRIMAANRMAAGIILTSAGLPFMLSGEEFARTKYGNEDSYDSSHELNWLDWNHAYQMRDMIDYYARLIALRKENPDWFDAQRSIVTTPGDELVFRVNGYAVFANPEDTPIAINVADIAVAGDGWSNKQWCAVLSSGQMGVTIDAGDGDYIVVPPHTFAIWQLR is encoded by the coding sequence ATGACGCTCGTAACCAGCTACGAACAGCCGAATACGAGCGTCGCCGAACCGTTCCCGCTGTGTCTGGAACGGCAACTGGGTGCCGTGGTTTCGCCTGCCGGCACCCAGTTCGCTCTCTGGGCGCCTGCGGCCGATAAGGTGACGCTGAGGCTGTTTACACACGGCTCCATGGGTGAACGCGGCGACGCGTTGATTGGGCAATACCCGATGCGTCCGCAGACGGATGGTTCATGGGTCTATGATTTTGCGGACAACAAGCATGGCGTCTACTACGATTTTTTGATTCACCGTGAATGCGGATCGATCGATCGTGTCGCGGATCCATGGGCTCGTGCGGCCGGCGTGAACGGCCGGCGCAGCATGGTGGTCGACCTGCCCCGCACCGACCCCGAGGGGTGGGATCATGACCATATGCCTGAAATACCGCTGTCGCAGACGATCGTGTGGGAGACGCACGTCGGAGACTTCAGCAATGATCCGGCGGGCGGTTTTCCGGAATCCCATCGCGGCAAGTATCTTGCCTTCACCGATGCCGACACTTCCTTGGACGGCCATCCCGATTTTCCGACGGGTATCGCCTATCTGAAACGACTCGGCGTCACGGCGGTGCAGTTGATGCCGTTGCACGACTATGGTTCCGTAGACGAAACCACCTGCAATCGTTATAACTGGGGTTATGATCCGGTTAACTACAACGTTCCGGAAGGCTCGTACGCGACCAATCCGTATGACGGGGCCGTGCGCATCCGTGAGTGCAAGCAGATGGTGCAGGCGTTGCATGACGCCGGCTTCAAAGTGATCATGGATGTGGTCTATAACCACATGTTCTCACCCGACAACTGGTTCGAGCGGTCCGTGCCGGAATACTTCCTGCGCCGCAAACCGAACGGGGCGCTTGCCAACGGTTCCAGCTGCGGTTGCGACATGGCCACCGAACGCGCGATGTTTCGCCGTTTCGTAGTGGAATCCGTGACATACTGGGCGCGCGAATACCACATCGACGGGTTCCGGTTCGATCTGATGGGGCTGATCGACGTCGACACCATGAACGCCGTGCGTGCCGCCTTGGATGAGATTCCGGAGCGTGGCAGGGACATCATCATGTACGGCGAACCGTGGGCTGCCGGAGCATCCGCGCCGTTGCCGGGTACCGTGCTGGCCGACAAGAAAGGCCTACGATTGCTGGACAAGCGTATCGGGCACTTCTGCGACACTACGCGCGACACCATCAAAGGCCATGTGTTCTATTCGAACCGTCCGGGCTTCGTGAACGGCGGCGAGCATGCCACCGCGCGCAAGATTCGCCAAGCGGTGAATGCGTGGCGTACCTCGCCGCGGCCGGAGGGTGAGGCAGGGCAGATCGTGCAGTACGTTTCGGCGCATGACGATCTGACGTTGTGGGACAAGCTGTGTGCGAGCATACGCGGTGAGGCCGCGGCAGCCGTGGCTGCCTCAAATGGCTCCGACAGGGTCGAGTCATCTGCCGTTGCCAGAGCGGCCGTCACCTCCGGTATCTACGACGCGCGTCCCTTGAATGAAGAGGAGCGCGTCGCGGTACGGCGCATCATGGCGGCGAATCGTATGGCGGCCGGCATCATATTGACCTCCGCAGGTCTGCCGTTCATGCTCTCCGGCGAAGAGTTCGCACGCACCAAATATGGCAATGAGGATTCCTATGATTCCTCCCACGAACTCAACTGGCTCGACTGGAATCATGCCTACCAGATGCGCGACATGATTGACTATTATGCCCGTCTGATCGCATTGCGCAAGGAGAATCCCGACTGGTTCGATGCGCAACGCAGCATCGTCACCACGCCGGGGGACGAGCTGGTATTCCGTGTCAACGGGTATGCGGTTTTCGCCAATCCCGAGGATACGCCGATCGCCATCAATGTCGCGGACATCGCGGTTGCGGGAGACGGGTGGAGCAACAAGCAGTGGTGCGCCGTGCTGAGTTCCGGCCAGATGGGCGTCACGATCGATGCAGGTGATGGTGACTATATCGTGGTGCCGCCGCATACGTTTGCAATCTGGCAGCTCCGCTGA
- a CDS encoding sugar ABC transporter permease: MSNKHSVAEVESHGLLHDQKKRRIVGDIAAHLFLAVLAVIWLVPIVWVFAESFNKNTAPYTSSFFPKEWTLENYKVLFTDRNVLNFPKMFTTTFIIACFTCVISVIFVLSVAYCMSRMRFRVRKTFMNVVLILGMFPSIMAVTAIYFILKAMGLADGNMTIVALILVYSAGTGAGFYVMKGYMDTIPTSLDEAALLDGCTRFQVFYKIIIPICKPMIVYQAIIGFLGPWLDFVMAKVICRTQSNYTVALGLWLMLQKEYIQNWYARFAAAAVVISIPIAILFILMQRFYQESMAGSVKG, translated from the coding sequence ATGAGCAACAAGCACTCCGTAGCCGAAGTCGAAAGCCACGGCCTTTTGCACGACCAGAAGAAGCGCCGCATCGTCGGCGACATCGCGGCCCATCTGTTCCTGGCGGTACTGGCGGTCATCTGGCTCGTTCCGATCGTGTGGGTGTTCGCGGAATCGTTCAATAAGAACACCGCACCGTATACCAGCAGCTTCTTCCCGAAGGAATGGACGCTCGAGAACTATAAGGTGCTGTTCACCGACCGTAACGTGCTGAACTTCCCGAAGATGTTCACGACCACGTTCATCATCGCGTGCTTCACCTGCGTCATCTCGGTGATCTTCGTCTTGTCCGTGGCGTACTGCATGAGCCGCATGCGTTTCCGCGTGCGTAAGACCTTCATGAACGTCGTGCTGATTTTGGGCATGTTCCCGAGCATCATGGCCGTCACCGCCATCTACTTCATTCTCAAGGCCATGGGCCTGGCCGATGGCAACATGACGATCGTCGCCCTGATTCTGGTCTACTCGGCCGGTACCGGCGCGGGCTTCTACGTGATGAAGGGCTATATGGACACCATTCCGACCTCGCTTGACGAGGCTGCGCTGCTTGACGGCTGCACCCGGTTCCAGGTGTTCTACAAGATCATCATCCCGATCTGCAAGCCCATGATCGTCTATCAGGCCATCATCGGCTTCTTGGGTCCGTGGCTCGACTTCGTCATGGCCAAGGTGATCTGCCGCACGCAGTCCAACTACACCGTGGCATTGGGCCTGTGGCTCATGCTGCAGAAGGAATACATCCAGAACTGGTATGCCCGCTTCGCGGCGGCTGCGGTCGTGATCTCCATTCCGATCGCCATCCTGTTCATCTTGATGCAGCGCTTCTACCAGGAATCCATGGCGGGTTCCGTGAAGGGATGA
- a CDS encoding carbohydrate ABC transporter permease: MKRRRKQGADYVPPSPYTVKAALTKGDVFTRLSAIVFGLGNIVRKQYVKGIAMLALEVAFFVYLFTSGIGYLSKIPSLGENKGGKKLVDGFWEYVEPDRSVVILLYGVCSIVICVAFVGLWILSVRAAYKSQVQMQENGKAPSFMDDVHELLDAKAHLLLMFLPTLGIAVFTVLPLIFMISMAFTSYDHKNLVLFDWVGLKNFATVFSNSGGTVNAGLFVRVLIWTLVWAFFATFLNFFLGMFVAMIINRKTTRGKGFWRACFSMSIAVPQFVSLLVMHTMLQPQGAVNRMLQTWGWITDPLPFFTNATWARVTVIVINLWVGIPYTIMQITGILQNIPADQYEAAKIDGANWWQIFTKITMPYIIFVLTPYLITTFTGNVNNFNVIYLLSAGDPTPLGDSAGKTDLLITWLYKLTVDKQDYNLGAVIGIMTFVVLAVVSLITYRNSGSYKNEEAFR, encoded by the coding sequence ATGAAGCGCCGCCGGAAGCAAGGCGCTGATTACGTTCCCCCATCGCCATATACGGTAAAGGCGGCATTGACCAAAGGTGATGTATTCACTAGGCTTTCCGCAATCGTGTTCGGTCTGGGCAACATCGTTCGCAAGCAGTATGTCAAGGGCATTGCCATGCTGGCTTTGGAAGTCGCATTCTTTGTGTACCTGTTCACCAGCGGCATCGGATACCTGTCCAAGATTCCGAGCCTAGGAGAAAACAAGGGCGGCAAGAAGCTCGTTGACGGCTTCTGGGAGTACGTCGAACCTGATCGTTCCGTGGTCATCCTGCTGTATGGCGTGTGCTCCATCGTGATTTGCGTCGCCTTCGTAGGGCTGTGGATCCTATCCGTGCGCGCTGCCTACAAGTCCCAGGTCCAGATGCAGGAGAACGGCAAGGCCCCGAGCTTCATGGACGATGTGCATGAATTGCTCGACGCCAAGGCGCACCTGTTGCTGATGTTCCTGCCTACGCTGGGTATTGCGGTCTTCACCGTGCTGCCGTTGATCTTCATGATCTCCATGGCATTCACCAGCTATGACCATAAGAATCTGGTTCTTTTCGATTGGGTCGGCCTGAAGAACTTCGCCACCGTATTCTCCAACAGCGGCGGCACCGTCAATGCCGGACTGTTCGTCCGAGTGCTGATCTGGACCTTGGTGTGGGCGTTCTTCGCCACGTTCCTGAACTTCTTCCTCGGCATGTTCGTGGCCATGATCATCAACCGCAAGACCACTCGCGGCAAGGGCTTCTGGCGTGCATGCTTCTCCATGTCGATCGCCGTGCCGCAATTCGTGTCCTTGCTGGTCATGCACACCATGCTCCAGCCGCAGGGCGCGGTCAATCGCATGTTGCAGACATGGGGCTGGATTACTGATCCACTGCCGTTCTTCACGAACGCCACGTGGGCCCGCGTCACCGTCATCGTCATCAATCTGTGGGTCGGTATCCCGTACACCATCATGCAGATTACCGGCATTCTGCAGAACATTCCGGCCGACCAGTACGAGGCCGCAAAGATCGACGGCGCCAACTGGTGGCAGATCTTCACGAAGATTACCATGCCATATATCATCTTCGTGCTCACTCCGTACCTGATCACCACCTTCACCGGCAACGTGAACAACTTCAACGTGATCTACCTGTTGTCCGCCGGCGATCCGACGCCGCTGGGCGACTCCGCCGGCAAGACCGACCTGTTGATCACCTGGCTGTACAAGCTGACCGTCGACAAGCAGGACTACAACCTGGGTGCCGTCATCGGCATCATGACCTTCGTCGTGCTGGCCGTGGTCTCGCTGATCACCTACCGCAATTCCGGCTCCTACAAGAATGAGGAGGCATTCCGATGA